A window from Aliamphritea hakodatensis encodes these proteins:
- a CDS encoding helix-turn-helix domain-containing protein — MESWSQHRERYIGRLKAFGSDRDVIISNTSGSTVVAHVNVNGVEVEHADGRGAALAYTVLCLCTAGGGATLRKNDQCSLNDVWKPGRAGLILPGRAAVGYTPQMQSLTIAFDISEVPAFEGYKLTADDLHRVQGQLFDDELVASVMRALLHDAQVNGTFSSFFNHGLSLVIHRLLTLSKASGREAATRNLQDDPLASVLNMIDERLDEDLHVNELAASVDMEPITFTRLFKRQNGCTPYRYLTIRRMERAKVLLNAKVSVTETSLAVGYANPAKFASAFRRSTGVPPSEWKKRPDVCEFNASLRQSVS; from the coding sequence ATGGAAAGCTGGTCTCAGCATCGGGAAAGATACATAGGGCGGCTAAAGGCATTTGGCTCTGACCGTGACGTCATTATCTCCAATACTTCCGGCTCCACCGTTGTGGCCCATGTGAATGTAAACGGTGTTGAAGTGGAACATGCCGACGGCCGGGGTGCAGCTCTGGCCTATACGGTGCTGTGTTTATGCACGGCGGGCGGGGGCGCAACCCTGCGTAAGAATGATCAGTGCAGCCTCAATGATGTCTGGAAACCCGGCCGTGCCGGGCTGATTCTGCCGGGCCGGGCGGCGGTGGGCTACACCCCGCAAATGCAGTCGCTGACAATCGCGTTTGATATCAGCGAAGTGCCGGCATTTGAAGGCTATAAGCTGACTGCAGATGACCTGCACAGGGTGCAGGGGCAGCTGTTTGATGACGAGCTGGTGGCTTCCGTGATGCGGGCATTACTGCATGATGCGCAGGTCAATGGTACCTTCTCCAGCTTCTTTAATCATGGTCTCTCATTAGTGATTCACCGTTTGCTGACCCTCTCGAAAGCCAGTGGCCGTGAGGCCGCCACACGCAACCTGCAGGATGATCCCCTGGCCAGCGTGCTGAACATGATAGATGAACGTTTAGATGAAGATCTCCATGTGAATGAGCTGGCAGCCTCTGTGGATATGGAACCTATTACCTTCACGCGGCTGTTCAAACGCCAGAATGGCTGTACTCCGTACCGGTATTTAACCATCCGCCGGATGGAGCGGGCCAAAGTACTGCTGAATGCGAAAGTCTCGGTGACAGAAACGTCGCTGGCGGTTGGTTACGCAAACCCTGCCAAGTTTGCCTCGGCGTTTCGGCGCAGCACCGGCGTACCGCCGTCTGAGTGGAAAAAACGCCCTGACGTCTGCGAGTTTAACGCCAGCCTGCGGCAGTCTGTTTCCTGA
- a CDS encoding helix-turn-helix domain-containing protein, whose protein sequence is MNVQTLKERALQNEDVRNEYDALESEFSLINQLFEMRKAAGLTQEQVAAVMHTKKSNISRLEKGGVAPKIDTLKRYADACGYDLNLTFQARSAS, encoded by the coding sequence ATGAACGTACAGACATTAAAAGAACGCGCCCTGCAAAATGAAGATGTTCGTAATGAATATGATGCATTAGAAAGCGAATTTTCTCTTATCAATCAATTGTTTGAAATGCGTAAAGCCGCAGGCTTAACTCAGGAGCAGGTAGCGGCAGTAATGCATACTAAAAAAAGTAACATTAGTCGTTTAGAAAAAGGTGGCGTTGCACCTAAGATTGATACGCTTAAACGTTATGCTGATGCCTGCGGCTATGACCTTAACCTTACTTTTCAGGCCCGGTCAGCAAGCTAA
- a CDS encoding ribbon-helix-helix domain-containing protein, producing MEATNTTGKSHRVQTVIPAATYRRLTLLREKEDRTESKMAAILIDEALQARAANSQAQRRLLQNCQL from the coding sequence ATGGAAGCAACGAACACCACCGGAAAAAGTCATCGGGTTCAGACAGTTATCCCGGCGGCGACCTACAGACGTCTGACGCTGTTACGGGAAAAGGAAGACCGTACTGAGTCTAAAATGGCGGCGATTCTTATCGATGAAGCACTGCAGGCCCGTGCGGCAAATAGCCAGGCGCAGCGCCGTCTGCTGCAGAATTGTCAGTTGTGA